Proteins encoded in a region of the Gaiellales bacterium genome:
- a CDS encoding GAP family protein gives MQTLIVSVVLLGLAVAVSSPTSVLAVLVILEITSGVRRGVAFVVGWVATIALFGVVLVLFPAFDFQRSQTTPSRAASIAELVIGVALVAAAIVVHRRPAAQTPKDPIPGWLTRLVGRHWAVAFAAGAFMLTYSITIVAALETLKAHVGTVDKIVALAVYGAASIVTIMAPIVLALVAPERAATALTSFRRWLTVHSRTISVVVLAVIGLAIIAKAAFDLAS, from the coding sequence GTGCAGACCCTGATCGTGTCTGTGGTGTTGTTGGGCCTGGCGGTGGCGGTGTCGAGCCCGACATCGGTGCTGGCGGTCCTCGTCATCCTGGAGATCACCTCCGGCGTCCGGCGCGGTGTCGCGTTCGTCGTCGGATGGGTGGCGACGATCGCGCTGTTCGGGGTCGTGCTGGTGCTGTTCCCGGCGTTCGACTTCCAGCGCTCGCAGACGACACCCTCTCGGGCCGCATCGATCGCAGAGCTCGTGATCGGCGTCGCGCTGGTCGCGGCGGCGATCGTCGTGCATCGGCGTCCGGCCGCGCAGACCCCGAAGGATCCGATCCCCGGGTGGCTGACGCGGCTGGTCGGGCGCCACTGGGCGGTCGCGTTCGCCGCCGGCGCGTTCATGCTGACCTACTCGATCACGATCGTGGCGGCGCTCGAGACCCTCAAGGCGCACGTGGGCACGGTGGACAAGATCGTCGCGCTCGCCGTCTACGGGGCGGCGTCCATCGTCACCATCATGGCTCCGATCGTCCTTGCGCTCGTCGCTCCCGAACGAGCCGCAACGGCGCTGACCTCGTTCCGGCGGTGGCTGACCGTTCACTCACGGACGATCAGCGTGGTGGTGCTCGCGGTGATCGGCCTTGCGATCATCGCCAAGGCCGCGTTCGACCTCGCGTCGTAG